The proteins below come from a single Candidatus Edwardsbacteria bacterium RifOxyA12_full_54_48 genomic window:
- a CDS encoding phenylalanine ammonia-lyase, with product MPVILDGSGLTVEKLVQIARYNEKVELAPAALERIKLCRAMLEDKIKAREIMYGVNTGIGEFSEKVLDDDQVKDFQKYLIYNHAAGIGEPVPVEQVRAAMAGRINVHAHGNSGCRPEITQTYIEMLNKGVTPVVCQKGSVGACGDLAPMSQIALLLMGEGEAFYKDQRLPGKKAMDQAGIPIPGLQARDGLAAINGSNLLTAMSALTLYDFNRWLKQAEIACAMSLESLMANLKPYDIRLHQVRGFKGAQRSSKAILACIQGSDLQTGKIKTKVQDAYSMRSTPQVIGAAHDAIAYAKSQVEIELNGVGDNPIFLPEFKLTLTGANFQGSPVCLPMDMAGAAITMVCVISERRLNRLTNPALSVGLPEFLTKGAGMFSGMMLSQYTADMLIVEQRILCMPASIQSIPAAADQEDFVSMGMNTALKNNQILDNAYGILGIEMMAAAQALDFRDFGFGKGVNKAREVIRKHVLHLDEDRPLYSDHNIMKDLVKSGQVLDEVEKAIGSLE from the coding sequence ATGCCGGTAATTCTTGACGGATCAGGTTTAACAGTGGAAAAATTGGTGCAGATAGCCCGATATAACGAAAAGGTGGAACTGGCACCGGCGGCCCTGGAGCGCATCAAACTGTGCCGGGCGATGCTGGAGGATAAGATCAAGGCCCGGGAGATCATGTACGGCGTCAACACCGGCATCGGGGAGTTTTCAGAGAAGGTCCTTGACGACGACCAGGTGAAGGATTTTCAGAAATACCTGATATACAACCATGCCGCCGGGATCGGCGAACCGGTCCCCGTCGAACAGGTGCGGGCCGCCATGGCCGGGCGCATCAACGTCCACGCCCACGGCAACAGCGGCTGCCGGCCGGAGATAACCCAGACCTATATCGAGATGCTGAACAAGGGGGTCACCCCGGTGGTCTGCCAGAAGGGCTCGGTGGGGGCCTGCGGCGACCTGGCCCCCATGTCGCAGATAGCCCTGCTGCTGATGGGCGAGGGCGAGGCTTTTTATAAGGACCAGCGCCTGCCGGGCAAGAAGGCTATGGACCAGGCCGGCATACCCATTCCCGGCCTGCAGGCCCGCGACGGCCTGGCGGCCATCAACGGCTCCAACCTGCTGACGGCCATGAGCGCCCTGACGTTGTACGATTTCAACCGCTGGCTCAAACAGGCGGAGATCGCCTGCGCCATGAGCCTGGAATCTCTGATGGCCAACCTGAAGCCCTACGACATCCGGCTCCATCAGGTGCGAGGTTTCAAGGGGGCCCAGCGAAGTTCCAAAGCAATCCTGGCCTGCATTCAGGGCAGCGACCTCCAGACCGGAAAGATCAAGACCAAGGTGCAGGACGCCTACTCCATGCGGAGCACTCCCCAGGTCATCGGCGCCGCCCATGATGCCATCGCCTATGCCAAGTCCCAGGTGGAGATCGAGCTGAACGGGGTGGGCGACAATCCCATCTTCCTGCCGGAGTTCAAGCTGACCCTGACCGGGGCCAACTTCCAGGGCTCGCCGGTCTGCCTGCCCATGGACATGGCCGGCGCCGCCATCACCATGGTCTGCGTCATCAGCGAGCGCCGCCTGAACCGACTGACCAATCCGGCCCTGAGCGTCGGTCTGCCCGAGTTTCTCACCAAGGGGGCGGGCATGTTCAGCGGGATGATGCTCAGCCAATATACCGCCGATATGCTGATCGTGGAACAGCGTATTCTGTGCATGCCGGCCAGCATCCAGTCCATTCCGGCGGCGGCCGATCAGGAGGATTTCGTATCCATGGGCATGAATACCGCCCTTAAGAACAACCAGATTTTGGACAACGCCTACGGCATATTGGGCATCGAGATGATGGCCGCCGCCCAGGCCTTGGATTTCCGGGATTTCGGTTTTGGCAAAGGTGTCAACAAGGCCCGGGAGGTCATCCGCAAACATGTACTGCATTTGGATGAGGACCGGCCGCTTTATTCCGACCACAACATCATGAAGGACTTGGTGAAATCAGGCCAGGTGCTGGATGAAGTGGAGAAGGCAATAGGGAGCCTGGAATAA
- a CDS encoding glutamate formimidoyltransferase: MTKLVECVPNFSEGRDRKIIDAIADAVRSVSDVKLLDVDPGADTNRTVYTFVGTPEGVKEAAFQAAKKAHELIDMSTHSGAHPRMGAMDVCPFVPVSGVTMDDCVQIARDLGKRLGEELEIPVYLYEFAAASPERQSLADIRTGEYEALEEKLKDPKWKPDFGPAKFKHKWGASVVGAREFLIAYNVNVNTKDKKLANEIALNIREGGRAKKDASGKIVKDEKGNSVKIPGRLKAVRAIGWYIDQYRQAQVSINLINYNTTPLHVVFETAREEAEKLGLIVTGSELVGLVPLKPMLDAGKFYLKKQGKSAGAPEKELVEIAVRSLGLDQLSEFDPAKKIVEYNFLKPAPLMSLTARDFVDEVSSESPAPGGGSVAALAGSLCAALSAMVANLTVGKPGYEKVWKELSDLAQQGQEIKDQLAKAVDEDTNAFNHLMEAMRLPKTTPEQKATREAAMEDGYKKAAAVPLQTAQTCLEAMKISLIAAQKGNANSASDAGVAALMARAGVEGAVLNVLINLGSIKDQAFKDSHVKDCQGLKQESADLCDTVQQAVMKNIKI; encoded by the coding sequence ATGACCAAGTTAGTCGAATGCGTGCCGAATTTTTCCGAGGGCCGGGACCGCAAGATCATCGATGCCATCGCCGATGCCGTCCGTTCGGTGTCCGACGTCAAACTTTTGGACGTTGATCCCGGGGCCGATACCAACCGCACCGTCTACACCTTTGTGGGAACCCCGGAGGGCGTAAAGGAAGCGGCCTTCCAGGCCGCCAAGAAGGCCCACGAGCTGATAGACATGTCCACCCACAGCGGGGCCCATCCCCGGATGGGGGCCATGGACGTCTGCCCGTTTGTGCCGGTATCCGGCGTTACCATGGACGACTGCGTCCAGATCGCCAGAGACCTGGGCAAGAGGCTGGGCGAGGAACTGGAGATCCCGGTCTACCTTTACGAATTTGCCGCCGCCTCTCCCGAACGCCAGAGCCTGGCCGACATCAGAACCGGCGAATACGAAGCCTTGGAGGAGAAACTGAAGGACCCCAAGTGGAAACCCGATTTCGGGCCGGCCAAGTTCAAGCACAAATGGGGGGCCAGCGTGGTGGGCGCCCGGGAATTTTTGATAGCCTATAACGTCAACGTCAACACCAAGGACAAGAAGCTGGCCAACGAGATCGCCCTGAACATCCGGGAGGGCGGTCGGGCCAAGAAGGACGCCTCCGGCAAGATCGTCAAGGATGAGAAAGGAAACTCAGTAAAGATACCCGGCCGCCTGAAGGCGGTGCGGGCCATCGGCTGGTATATCGACCAGTACCGCCAGGCCCAGGTGTCCATCAACCTGATCAACTATAACACCACCCCGCTGCATGTGGTGTTCGAGACCGCCCGGGAGGAGGCGGAAAAGCTGGGCCTGATAGTCACCGGCTCGGAGCTGGTCGGTCTTGTCCCCTTAAAACCGATGCTGGACGCCGGAAAGTTCTACCTGAAAAAGCAGGGCAAGTCGGCCGGGGCGCCGGAGAAGGAACTGGTGGAGATCGCCGTCCGCTCCCTGGGCCTGGACCAGCTGTCGGAATTCGACCCGGCCAAGAAGATCGTGGAATACAACTTCCTAAAGCCCGCCCCGCTGATGTCCCTGACCGCCAGGGATTTTGTGGACGAGGTGTCGTCCGAATCCCCGGCCCCGGGGGGCGGATCGGTGGCGGCTTTGGCCGGCAGCCTGTGCGCGGCGCTCTCGGCCATGGTGGCCAACCTGACGGTGGGCAAGCCGGGATATGAAAAGGTCTGGAAAGAGTTGTCCGACCTGGCCCAGCAGGGGCAGGAGATCAAGGACCAGCTGGCCAAGGCGGTGGATGAGGACACCAACGCCTTCAACCATCTGATGGAGGCCATGCGCCTGCCAAAAACCACCCCGGAACAGAAGGCCACCCGCGAGGCCGCCATGGAAGATGGTTATAAGAAGGCGGCGGCGGTGCCGCTCCAGACGGCCCAAACCTGCCTGGAGGCCATGAAGATATCCCTGATCGCCGCCCAAAAGGGCAACGCCAATTCCGCCTCCGATGCCGGGGTGGCCGCCTTGATGGCCCGGGCCGGGGTGGAGGGGGCGGTGCTGAACGTGCTGATAAACCTGGGATCGATAAAAGACCAGGCTTTCAAGGACAGCCACGTAAAAGATTGCCAGGGCCTGAAGCAGGAATCGGCCGATCTGTGCGACACCGTCCAGCAGGCGGTGATGAAAAATATAAAAATATAA
- a CDS encoding DNA methyltransferase, with protein sequence MQNTKLSPFLKWAGGKRWLVNKHEELFKVDYKKYYEPFLGSGAVFFFIEPNEAILSDINSELVITYNAIKENWELVYHFLLEHHKKHDKKYYYKQRLKRYRNKFKKAARFIYLNRTCWNALYRVNTKGLFNVPIGTKKRVVYEKDDFKEISEKLNKAKIICADFENIIDRANKNDFLFVDPPYITKNTKNGFIKYNDKIFTWEDELRLFNSLKRASKRGVKILFTNTYHRSITMLYKNDFIITKVARSSILASDPKHRKITYEIVIRSNYDVQR encoded by the coding sequence ATGCAAAACACAAAACTTTCGCCTTTTTTAAAATGGGCGGGTGGAAAACGATGGCTTGTTAATAAACATGAAGAGTTGTTTAAAGTAGATTATAAGAAATATTATGAACCTTTTTTAGGTAGTGGCGCCGTATTCTTTTTTATAGAACCAAATGAGGCAATTTTGTCGGATATCAACAGTGAACTTGTAATAACATATAATGCCATAAAAGAAAATTGGGAACTTGTTTATCACTTTCTACTTGAACACCATAAGAAGCACGACAAAAAGTACTATTATAAACAAAGATTAAAAAGATATAGAAATAAATTTAAAAAAGCAGCAAGATTTATATATTTGAATAGAACTTGTTGGAATGCATTATATCGGGTTAATACTAAAGGTTTATTTAATGTACCTATAGGTACAAAGAAGCGTGTTGTATATGAAAAAGATGATTTTAAAGAGATCTCAGAAAAATTAAACAAAGCTAAAATCATTTGTGCTGACTTTGAGAATATTATTGACAGAGCAAATAAAAACGATTTCTTATTTGTAGACCCACCATATATTACGAAAAACACAAAAAATGGTTTTATAAAATATAATGATAAAATATTTACCTGGGAAGATGAGTTGCGGCTTTTTAATAGTTTAAAGCGTGCGTCAAAGAGAGGTGTAAAAATATTATTTACAAACACATACCACCGGAGCATAACTATGCTATACAAAAATGATTTTATAATAACTAAAGTTGCGCGAAGCAGTATTTTAGCCAGCGATCCAAAACATAGGAAAATAACATATGAGATAGTTATAAGGAGCAATTACGATGTTCAAAGATAA
- a CDS encoding histidine ammonia-lyase translates to MKQRLVLAGNSLKPEILEKIALEPAVISLSPQALARINSGRKVVEKIIKENRTVYGITTGFGKFAEIRISLNEIDQLQENLIKSHATGVGQLFEPHQVRAVMLLQANQLAKGASGVRPVVVQQLLGLLNNDIIPLVPRQGSVGASGDLSPMAHIGLVMIGRGQAFYKGKVVSGAAALKKAGMKPLILKAKEGLAITNGTEVMTAIAILNLLEAERLCKMADIAGAMSLEALRGTNVAFDAEIQKLRPHRGQGGSADNLRRLMTGSQIRRSHKECLKVQDAYSLRCMPQVHGATKGALRHIRQVLETELNSVTDNPLVIVNKGQVLSGGNFHGQPVALAMDYLGIATAELADISERRISRLLDGCLSGLPGFLTQHGGLNSGLMIVQNTAASLVSENKVLAHPSSVDSIPTSANQEDHVSMGTIGARKAGQICDNVRYVLACELLCAAQGLEFHKPLNPGRGVKAAYRAVRARVRSFTHDREFHQDIEEISELIQENAILKAVENAVGKLK, encoded by the coding sequence ATGAAACAAAGACTTGTCCTTGCCGGTAATAGCCTGAAGCCGGAAATACTGGAGAAAATTGCCCTGGAGCCGGCGGTGATATCATTGTCTCCGCAGGCGCTGGCCCGTATCAATTCCGGACGCAAGGTGGTGGAGAAGATCATCAAGGAGAATCGGACGGTCTATGGCATCACCACCGGGTTCGGCAAGTTCGCCGAGATCAGGATATCCCTGAATGAGATCGACCAGCTGCAGGAAAATTTGATAAAAAGCCACGCCACCGGAGTGGGACAGTTATTTGAGCCCCACCAGGTGCGGGCCGTCATGCTGCTGCAGGCCAATCAGCTGGCCAAAGGCGCTTCCGGGGTCCGGCCGGTGGTGGTCCAGCAGCTATTGGGGCTTTTGAACAACGATATAATTCCCCTGGTCCCCCGGCAGGGCTCGGTGGGCGCCTCCGGCGACCTTTCCCCCATGGCCCATATCGGACTGGTGATGATCGGCCGGGGGCAGGCTTTTTATAAGGGCAAGGTCGTTAGCGGGGCCGCAGCCCTGAAAAAGGCCGGGATGAAACCTTTGATCCTCAAAGCCAAGGAAGGGCTGGCCATCACCAACGGCACCGAGGTGATGACGGCCATCGCAATATTGAATCTGCTGGAGGCCGAGAGACTGTGCAAGATGGCCGACATAGCCGGGGCCATGTCCTTAGAAGCTTTAAGGGGAACCAATGTGGCCTTTGACGCGGAGATACAAAAGTTGAGGCCGCATCGGGGACAGGGAGGCTCGGCGGACAACCTCCGGCGCCTGATGACGGGCAGCCAGATCCGCCGCTCCCACAAGGAATGCCTGAAGGTGCAGGACGCATACTCGCTCCGCTGCATGCCGCAGGTCCACGGAGCCACCAAGGGAGCCTTGCGGCATATCCGGCAGGTTCTGGAGACCGAGCTCAATTCCGTGACCGACAACCCGCTGGTGATCGTGAACAAGGGCCAGGTGCTGTCGGGCGGGAATTTCCACGGCCAGCCGGTGGCCCTGGCCATGGACTATCTGGGCATCGCGACGGCCGAACTGGCCGACATCTCGGAGCGCCGCATCTCCCGGCTGCTGGATGGCTGCCTTTCCGGACTGCCGGGCTTCCTGACCCAGCATGGGGGCCTCAACTCGGGGCTGATGATAGTGCAGAACACCGCGGCCTCACTGGTCTCCGAGAACAAGGTGCTGGCCCATCCCTCCTCGGTGGATTCCATCCCCACCTCGGCCAACCAGGAGGACCATGTCTCCATGGGCACCATCGGGGCCCGCAAGGCCGGGCAGATCTGCGACAATGTGCGCTACGTGCTGGCCTGCGAGCTGTTATGCGCTGCCCAGGGATTGGAGTTCCATAAACCGTTAAACCCCGGCCGGGGGGTCAAAGCAGCCTACCGGGCCGTCCGGGCCAGGGTGAGATCGTTCACCCACGACCGCGAATTTCATCAGGATATCGAGGAGATATCGGAACTGATCCAGGAGAACGCCATCCTGAAAGCGGTGGAGAATGCGGTGGGAAAATTAAAATAA
- a CDS encoding DNA internalization-related competence protein ComEC/Rec2, whose product MDRYPALKIFIILLLGVLAASAFRIPFIFSGLLAAAALLLVWAGHRFGIKTVAPGLSLTLLAAGLASYQTRHSTVPPHWAHGSQQILLAKIISEPRRTDRGWRFVSRTIARRSGGSWQPADRKVMTYIGSPEESRPEYGDVLTVEGIWRKAAERRNPGGFDYRRYLERQEVSGIFTASRHRIISHSRGNIVVSGLIIPLRRYVRVTIERYLGGDPGSLLAGLLLGERYNLSRPVREAFSDTGTAHVLAVSGLHAALMAFIIFIILRLLQLPKRAASLGTAAGLAIYTLLAGASPSIVRSSIMVGAVLLGGLFERRGNGLNMLGLAGLLILAFWPDAAWDIGFQLSFAATAGILILTRPIESLLFRTWGSALARKWILTPLAVSLAAQIFTAPLLAWYFHRIPLISLVANLVVVPLTGLILALALAMVLLNLLGGWVSWPIAASAYLFSKIMLESVSFFSRLKLGTINWPTVSWPQLALYAGICLLPFLWRRAGKPRLAAISVVMAAAAVLVWQQALARPAGLRVTFLDVGQGDCALVEMPNGARYLIDAGLCTPTRDSGRDVILPFLRARGITRLDNVVISHSDADHCGGLSYLLDHLDIRNLVISDHPSSQPMFNRALEQARTGNVPLQAVSGYDTLCGIWPARGFLYSREDLTPNGNESSLILYLQYGRTNILFVGDMGPELEDILLQKGLLGRCRVLKVPHHGARPNNPEELAEIIRPELAVISVGEDNRFGHPAREAVENYTAIGSTVYRTDLCGAVIMESDGENITCKSMIE is encoded by the coding sequence ATGGACAGATACCCGGCCCTGAAAATTTTCATAATCTTGTTATTAGGGGTGCTGGCCGCTTCGGCCTTCCGCATCCCTTTTATTTTTTCAGGGCTGCTGGCTGCGGCAGCGCTGCTGCTTGTCTGGGCCGGGCACAGATTCGGGATCAAAACGGTTGCCCCGGGCCTATCTCTGACCCTGCTGGCGGCAGGACTGGCCAGTTATCAAACAAGGCACTCCACCGTTCCTCCCCACTGGGCCCACGGCAGCCAACAGATCCTGCTGGCAAAAATTATCTCCGAACCCCGCCGGACTGACAGGGGATGGAGGTTTGTCTCCCGGACGATCGCCCGGCGCAGCGGAGGATCGTGGCAGCCGGCCGATAGGAAAGTAATGACCTATATCGGCTCTCCAGAGGAAAGCCGGCCGGAGTACGGGGATGTATTGACGGTGGAGGGGATCTGGCGTAAGGCCGCCGAGCGGCGCAATCCCGGAGGGTTCGATTACCGCCGGTATCTGGAACGCCAGGAGGTGTCCGGGATATTCACCGCCAGCCGCCACAGGATCATATCGCATTCGCGGGGCAATATTGTGGTATCCGGCCTGATCATCCCCCTGCGCCGGTATGTCCGGGTGACCATCGAGCGCTATCTGGGCGGCGACCCGGGATCCCTGCTGGCCGGGCTGCTGCTGGGGGAGCGATACAACCTCTCCCGGCCGGTCCGGGAGGCCTTCTCCGACACCGGGACCGCCCATGTGCTGGCGGTGTCCGGGCTTCATGCGGCGCTGATGGCCTTCATTATTTTCATCATCCTGCGCCTGTTGCAGCTGCCCAAACGGGCAGCCAGCCTGGGGACGGCGGCCGGGCTAGCTATCTATACTTTGCTGGCCGGGGCCAGCCCTTCCATCGTCCGCTCCTCCATCATGGTGGGGGCGGTGCTGCTGGGCGGGCTGTTCGAGCGCCGGGGGAACGGTCTGAACATGCTGGGGCTGGCCGGCCTGTTGATCCTGGCCTTCTGGCCGGATGCGGCCTGGGACATCGGCTTCCAGCTGTCCTTTGCCGCCACCGCCGGGATATTGATATTGACCAGGCCCATCGAATCACTTCTTTTCCGGACCTGGGGATCGGCTCTGGCAAGGAAATGGATATTGACCCCGCTGGCGGTGTCCCTGGCCGCCCAGATATTCACCGCACCGCTGCTGGCCTGGTATTTCCACCGCATCCCGCTGATCTCGCTGGTTGCCAACCTGGTGGTGGTGCCGCTGACCGGCCTGATCCTGGCCCTGGCCTTGGCGATGGTGCTTTTAAATCTTCTGGGGGGCTGGGTGAGCTGGCCCATCGCCGCCAGCGCCTATCTGTTCTCCAAGATAATGCTGGAATCGGTATCGTTCTTCAGCCGGTTGAAATTGGGGACCATCAACTGGCCGACCGTAAGCTGGCCCCAGCTGGCGTTGTATGCCGGGATCTGCCTGCTGCCGTTCCTGTGGCGCCGGGCCGGGAAGCCCCGTCTGGCGGCCATCTCGGTGGTCATGGCGGCGGCCGCGGTGCTGGTGTGGCAGCAGGCCCTGGCCCGGCCGGCCGGCCTGAGGGTCACCTTTCTGGATGTGGGCCAGGGCGACTGCGCCTTGGTGGAGATGCCCAACGGAGCAAGATATCTGATAGACGCCGGACTTTGCACTCCGACCCGCGACAGCGGGAGGGATGTGATCCTGCCTTTCTTAAGGGCCAGGGGGATCACCCGGCTGGATAATGTGGTGATCAGCCACAGCGACGCCGACCACTGCGGCGGCCTGTCCTACCTGCTGGATCATCTGGACATCAGGAACCTTGTCATCAGCGATCATCCCAGTAGCCAGCCGATGTTCAACCGCGCCCTGGAACAGGCCCGGACGGGAAATGTCCCGCTGCAGGCCGTCTCCGGCTACGACACCCTGTGCGGGATCTGGCCGGCCCGGGGCTTTCTCTATTCCCGGGAGGACCTCACTCCCAACGGAAACGAGTCTTCGCTGATATTATATCTGCAGTACGGCCGGACCAATATCCTATTCGTCGGGGATATGGGGCCGGAGCTGGAGGATATCCTGCTGCAGAAGGGCCTGCTGGGAAGATGCCGGGTGCTTAAAGTTCCCCACCACGGGGCCCGGCCCAATAATCCGGAGGAACTGGCGGAGATCATTCGCCCTGAGCTGGCCGTGATATCGGTGGGAGAGGACAACCGTTTCGGTCACCCGGCCCGGGAGGCGGTGGAAAATTATACTGCTATCGGCTCAACCGTATACCGGACCGACCTATGTGGCGCCGTAATAATGGAGAGCGACGGGGAGAACATAACCTGCAAAAGCATGATAGAGTAA
- a CDS encoding imidazolonepropionase — protein sequence MKPMHLIIQHIGQLLTIADLSPSLPAAGREKGRGRVGSSMSDLGIIEDGLVAIENDRIVAVGKTSDLKPKLKLLPHTKVIDAENQVVMPGFVDCHTHLVYGGSREDEFEMRASGVSYQEIAARGGGIRSTVKATRLASREILKRDAMKRLDRMLLWGTTTVEAKSGYGLETKSEIKQLEVVKDLNDLQAIEVMPTFMGAHEFPEEFRNQNAESKNGIDREGYVKLICEEMIPKVAEMKLAEFCDVFCDQGVFTPEEAIKILETASNFGMIPKIHADELASVGAAEAAGKVKAISAEHLLYPSQTGLELMKQAGTIAVLLPGTSLTIKKNYAPARKMIEMGIPVALATDHNPGSCTIENLPFIIGLACLYLGLTPAEAICAATYNAACALKRGDRIGSIEEGKQADLLIMDIPNYRYIPYHYGVNYVKTVIKRGKIVIGAN from the coding sequence ATAAAACCAATGCACCTCATCATCCAACATATCGGCCAATTGCTGACCATAGCTGACCTCTCCCCGTCCCTCCCCGCAGCGGGGAGGGAGAAAGGGAGGGGTCGGGTGGGGTCAAGCATGTCCGACCTCGGCATCATCGAGGACGGGCTGGTAGCCATCGAGAATGACAGGATCGTAGCCGTGGGCAAAACTTCCGACCTCAAGCCCAAGCTGAAACTCCTGCCCCACACCAAGGTCATAGACGCCGAAAATCAAGTCGTCATGCCCGGCTTCGTGGACTGCCATACCCACCTGGTCTATGGCGGCTCCCGGGAGGACGAATTCGAGATGCGGGCCTCCGGAGTTTCCTACCAGGAGATCGCGGCCAGGGGCGGCGGAATACGCTCCACGGTCAAAGCCACCAGGCTGGCTTCCCGCGAAATCTTAAAACGCGATGCCATGAAACGATTGGATCGGATGCTCCTTTGGGGAACGACCACGGTCGAGGCTAAAAGCGGTTACGGATTGGAGACCAAAAGCGAGATCAAACAACTGGAGGTTGTAAAAGATCTAAATGACTTACAGGCTATAGAGGTCATGCCGACCTTCATGGGAGCGCACGAGTTTCCAGAGGAATTCAGAAATCAAAATGCAGAAAGCAAAAACGGAATAGACCGGGAAGGCTATGTCAAGCTAATCTGCGAAGAGATGATCCCGAAGGTCGCGGAGATGAAACTAGCCGAGTTCTGCGACGTGTTCTGCGACCAGGGCGTGTTCACTCCCGAAGAAGCCATAAAGATACTGGAGACCGCCAGCAATTTCGGGATGATACCCAAGATCCACGCCGACGAGCTGGCTTCTGTCGGTGCGGCCGAGGCGGCCGGAAAGGTCAAGGCCATCAGCGCCGAGCATCTGCTTTACCCCTCGCAGACCGGATTGGAACTGATGAAACAGGCCGGAACCATCGCCGTGCTGCTCCCCGGAACAAGCTTGACCATCAAGAAGAACTATGCCCCGGCCCGGAAAATGATAGAGATGGGCATCCCGGTGGCCCTGGCGACAGATCACAATCCCGGGTCGTGCACCATCGAGAACCTGCCGTTCATCATCGGGCTGGCCTGCCTGTACCTGGGGCTGACCCCGGCCGAGGCCATCTGCGCCGCCACCTACAACGCGGCCTGCGCCCTGAAGCGGGGCGACCGGATCGGCTCCATCGAGGAGGGCAAGCAGGCCGACCTGCTGATCATGGACATCCCCAATTACCGGTATATTCCGTATCACTACGGGGTCAACTACGTCAAGACGGTTATAAAGCGGGGCAAGATAGTCATAGGGGCTAATTGA
- a CDS encoding urocanate hydratase, with translation MPKNIHSPHGTKISCQGWQQEAAMRMLMNNLDPAVAERPEDLIVYGGNGRAARNWDCYHAIIKSLKKLKSDETLLVQSGKPVGILQTHPHCPRVLIANSNLIPHWANWDYFRQLEALGLIMYGQMTAGSWIYIGTQGILQGTYETFGALAQKHFGDTLKGRWVLTGGMGGMSGAQPLSVTMNEGVILDVEVDPSRIQKRLETGYCDVMVDDLDKALKLVFEYVKKGEPLSIGLVGNCAEVLPELVRRGVIPDVVTDQTSAHDELNGYVPHRMTLAQANELRKNDPEGYKLKSYEAMAIHMQAMLDMQKQGAIAFDYGNNIRGQAVKHGIKNAFDVPGFVPEYIRDLFCEGKGPFRWAALSGDPKDIAVTDEAVLKLFPKNAHLARWIKMAQKKVHFQGLPARICWLGYGERDKAGLLFNDLVKKGKIKAPIVIGRDHLDCGSVASPNRETEAMKDGSDAIADWPLLNAMVNVASGASWVSIHHGGGVGIGYSIHAGQVTVADGTKEMAKRIERVLTNDPGMGILRHVDAGYDIAKQVAKKKKVKIPMMG, from the coding sequence ATGCCCAAGAATATCCATTCCCCCCACGGCACCAAGATCTCCTGCCAGGGCTGGCAGCAGGAAGCCGCCATGCGGATGCTGATGAACAACCTGGACCCGGCGGTGGCCGAAAGGCCGGAGGACCTGATAGTCTACGGCGGCAACGGCCGGGCGGCCCGCAACTGGGACTGCTACCATGCCATCATCAAGTCGCTTAAAAAACTGAAAAGCGATGAGACCCTGCTGGTGCAGTCCGGCAAGCCGGTGGGCATCCTGCAGACCCATCCCCATTGCCCGCGGGTGCTGATAGCCAACTCCAACCTGATTCCCCATTGGGCCAACTGGGATTATTTCCGCCAGCTGGAGGCGCTGGGGCTGATCATGTACGGCCAGATGACCGCCGGCAGCTGGATATACATCGGCACCCAGGGAATTTTACAGGGCACTTATGAAACCTTCGGGGCCCTGGCCCAAAAACATTTCGGGGACACTCTAAAGGGCAGGTGGGTGCTGACCGGCGGCATGGGCGGGATGTCCGGGGCCCAGCCGTTGTCGGTTACCATGAACGAGGGCGTGATATTGGACGTGGAGGTGGATCCTTCCCGCATCCAGAAGAGACTGGAAACCGGCTACTGCGACGTAATGGTGGACGACCTGGACAAGGCCCTTAAGCTGGTATTTGAATACGTCAAGAAGGGCGAACCACTGTCCATAGGGCTGGTGGGCAATTGCGCCGAGGTGCTTCCCGAACTTGTGCGCCGGGGCGTGATCCCCGACGTGGTCACAGACCAGACCTCGGCCCACGACGAATTGAACGGATATGTGCCCCACCGGATGACACTGGCCCAGGCCAACGAACTTCGCAAGAACGATCCCGAAGGATACAAGCTCAAATCATACGAGGCCATGGCCATCCACATGCAGGCCATGCTGGACATGCAAAAGCAGGGAGCCATCGCCTTTGACTACGGCAACAACATCCGGGGCCAGGCGGTGAAGCACGGCATCAAGAATGCCTTTGACGTGCCGGGCTTTGTACCGGAGTACATCCGCGACCTGTTCTGCGAAGGCAAGGGCCCATTCCGCTGGGCGGCGCTTTCCGGAGATCCAAAAGACATCGCGGTGACAGATGAAGCGGTGTTGAAGCTGTTCCCCAAGAATGCCCATCTGGCCCGCTGGATAAAGATGGCCCAGAAGAAGGTCCATTTCCAGGGCCTGCCGGCCAGAATATGCTGGCTGGGATATGGCGAGAGGGACAAGGCCGGCCTGCTGTTCAACGACCTGGTGAAAAAGGGAAAGATCAAGGCTCCCATCGTCATCGGCCGGGATCACTTAGACTGCGGCTCGGTGGCCTCGCCCAACCGCGAGACCGAGGCCATGAAGGACGGCAGTGACGCCATAGCCGACTGGCCGCTGCTGAACGCCATGGTCAACGTGGCCTCCGGGGCCTCCTGGGTTTCCATTCATCACGGCGGCGGGGTGGGGATAGGGTATTCCATCCACGCCGGGCAGGTAACGGTGGCGGACGGCACAAAAGAGATGGCCAAGCGCATAGAGCGGGTGCTGACCAATGATCCGGGGATGGGCATTTTGCGCCACGTGGACGCGGGGTATGACATTGCCAAGCAGGTGGCCAAGAAGAAGAAGGTCAAGATCCCGATGATGGGTTGA